The Terriglobales bacterium DNA segment ATTTATCCGGACGCCCTGGAAGTTTCGCCTTTGCTGCACTACTGGCGAACCATCTACAAACGGCGATGGGTAGTGTTGGCAACTCTCTTCATCGTGTTTGCCTTAACGACGATTGCCACGTTGCGGATGACGCGCCTTTATGCAACGAGTTCGCGGATCGTAATTTTCCCCGAAAACGCTAATGTGCTGGGTTTGAAGGGGCCGGAGAACGCATACGCGGGCGAAGACGATCCTGACCTGTCACTGGAAACGCAAGTTGAAATATTACAAAGTGATGAGCTGGCAATGCGGGTCATTGAAACCGCCCACCTCGAAGAGAACCCCAGTTTTAACTTCGAAGCCGGAACTCCGGCTCAAAAAGACGGGCTAGGCTCCACGGGAACCGACCTTGACAATGTGCGCATGGCGGGTCTATTAGCCAGATTTCGTTCCGGTCTGAACGTAGAAGTGGTGCCTCGCACAAGGGTGGTGGAGGTCCGTTATGTTGATCCCGATCCCAAGCTGGCAGCCGAGATCGCCAACGCGCTGGTGAAAACCTTTGTCGAAGAGAACTTCAGGACAAAGTATGAAACCGCCATGCAGACCTCGGACTGGCTGTCCAAAGAACTATCAGATTTGCAGTTGAAGGTAGAAACTTCAGAACAGAGGGTGGTGCAGCACCAAAAGCAACACAACATTCTTGGAATTGACGAGAAGCAGAACATCGTCACCGCCAAACTGGATGCCTTGAACCGGGAGCTCATAGATGCGCAAAACGATCGCATCCAGAAGGAGGCGGACAGTAAGCTCGTAAGCTCCGGGGGCAGCAGCGCCTTTGCCCGCATATCAGCCAACTCATCGAGTGGAGGATTGCTGGAAAAACTGGAAGAAAAAGAAGCTGATTTGAGCTCCGACTACGCGCAAACCAGCACGCAATTCGGCTCTTCCTATCCCAAGGTAATGGCGCTGAGCAACCAACTCAGCCAGGTGAGAACGGCGATTGCTGCCGAACAGGCGAGGCTGAAGGCCAAGGTCCGGGACGGGTATCTGGCCGCGCTGCAGCGCGAAAAGATGTTGAGCGTCGAATTCGAAAAACAAAAACAGGAAGCTAACCAGCTCAATGAAAGCGCAATTGAATACCAGTCTTTGAAGCGGGACGCAGACTCCAACCGCCAGCTCTACCAGAACCTGTTACAGAGACTAAAAGAAGCTGGGGTCACGGCAGGATTGCGGTCCAGCAATGTGAGAGTGGTAGATATAGCCCGCGTGCCCGCCACTCCTTTCAAACCAAATACACGGCGCAATCTCGCGGTGGGGCTTTTCTTTGGGCTGCTGGCCGGTCTTGGCCTGGCTTTCTTGCTGGAAAGCATGGATTCGACGGTGCGTGATATGGAGGAAGCGAATGCCGTCTCCACGCTGCCGGGCCTGGGGACGATACCGTTGCAATTAAGTTCCCATGGCAGCAAGCGGCGAGAACTGTGGCAGGGTCCGCTCGGGGTTAACATCAGCAACAACCTTGTGGCGTATTGCAACCCGCAGTCGGCCGCGGCAGAGTCCTATCGCGCGCTACGCACTTCAATTCTGCTCTCTTCCAGCGGTGCGCCTCCCAAAGTATTGCTGATTACCAGTGCTCTCCCAGAAGAGGGAAAGACCACGATCTGTGCCAACTCGGCCATCGTGCTGGCACAAAAGGGCAGCCGTGTTCTGCTGGTTGATGCGGACCTGAGGCGGCGTGGGCTGGCAGCGATGTTGGGCGTGAGCTCCGACCGAGGTTTGAGTACGCTACTGAGCGGGGTGGATCCGGTGGAGCATTTCGTGATTCCGATTCCTCAGTTCCCTACCCTGTTTGTGCTTCCTGCAGGGCCGGTGCCGCCACATCCTGCCGAACTGCTCAGCTCGGACACCATGAAGGTATATCTGGCACAGTGGCGTGAGCAGTTCGACCACATCATTATTGATACGCCGCCCTGTCTGTCAGTAACCGATGCTGTGGAGCTTTCGGTGGACGTGGATAAAGTGATCCTGGTGGCCCGGTCGGGAAAAACACCGAAGGCAGCCTTGGGCAGGGCATGTGAGCTGCTGGGACAGGTAAACGCAAATGTTATGGGAGTGGTGTTGAATGCGCTCGATCTTCATGGCAGTTACTATCGGTATTCTTATCAGCAAACAGAATATGCCAGCCGGTATTACGCGACGGCGGAAGACCGGCCACTAAGTGTCCATGGTTCCTGAGTAGCTCCGCCCGTGGACCGTGGAGTGCAGTTGCGGCAGAAAGTCCGAAAACTACAAATTGCAATAGGTGCTGCGTGCGTGCTTCTTGCAATTTCGTATGGGTGGTTAGTCCTTAGACATTTCCGCGCGGAGCGATTGCGGGCTCGCTCTGATTTTGAACCTCTCAACCAAGCAGCCCAACTGGAAGCAGAAAATGCGGAAACGCATTGGCTGTTGGGACGCTATTGGCTACGACTAGCTCAGGCCCCCGAGCAAGCGCTGCCCGAACTGAATGCCGCTGTCAGCCTGGACCCGTACGCCGCACGTTATTGGCTGGAACTCGCGGTGGCATACCAAGTCTCAGATAATGCCCCACGGGAGAGATGGGCCGTGGAGCGCGCTCTGCAAGCTGAGCCCAGCTCGCCCGGGACCGCCTGGGAGGTGGCCAGTTCCTATTTAGCAACGGGGGAGTCCCATCGCGCGCTGCCGCTGTTTCGCATAGCAATGGCTAACGACGCAAACATGGTTCCCGCCGGCTTGGCCCTATGCTGGCGCGCCACCAAAGATGTACATCAGGTCTTGCGGGAAGCCGTACCTGCTGATCCGAAAGCCTATTTGCAATTCCTGCAGATGTTAGCGAGAGAAAAAGAACCGGAAGCAGCTAATCAAGTTTGGTCGGCGATTAAAGCACAACAATTAGAGCTCATTGCCAAAGATGCGTTTGGTTACGTTGATTTCCTGATCGAGAGGCGGGATGTTGATCGCGCACAGCAGGTATGGAGCGATCTGCGGGAGCTCGATCCCAAGCTGAAAGGCGTACCGCCAGACAGCAGCATG contains these protein-coding regions:
- a CDS encoding polysaccharide biosynthesis tyrosine autokinase yields the protein MHLEPKPDRVDTPSLDVIEPLRLRAYRPIYPDALEVSPLLHYWRTIYKRRWVVLATLFIVFALTTIATLRMTRLYATSSRIVIFPENANVLGLKGPENAYAGEDDPDLSLETQVEILQSDELAMRVIETAHLEENPSFNFEAGTPAQKDGLGSTGTDLDNVRMAGLLARFRSGLNVEVVPRTRVVEVRYVDPDPKLAAEIANALVKTFVEENFRTKYETAMQTSDWLSKELSDLQLKVETSEQRVVQHQKQHNILGIDEKQNIVTAKLDALNRELIDAQNDRIQKEADSKLVSSGGSSAFARISANSSSGGLLEKLEEKEADLSSDYAQTSTQFGSSYPKVMALSNQLSQVRTAIAAEQARLKAKVRDGYLAALQREKMLSVEFEKQKQEANQLNESAIEYQSLKRDADSNRQLYQNLLQRLKEAGVTAGLRSSNVRVVDIARVPATPFKPNTRRNLAVGLFFGLLAGLGLAFLLESMDSTVRDMEEANAVSTLPGLGTIPLQLSSHGSKRRELWQGPLGVNISNNLVAYCNPQSAAAESYRALRTSILLSSSGAPPKVLLITSALPEEGKTTICANSAIVLAQKGSRVLLVDADLRRRGLAAMLGVSSDRGLSTLLSGVDPVEHFVIPIPQFPTLFVLPAGPVPPHPAELLSSDTMKVYLAQWREQFDHIIIDTPPCLSVTDAVELSVDVDKVILVARSGKTPKAALGRACELLGQVNANVMGVVLNALDLHGSYYRYSYQQTEYASRYYATAEDRPLSVHGS
- a CDS encoding carbohydrate binding domain-containing protein; translated protein: MRARSDFEPLNQAAQLEAENAETHWLLGRYWLRLAQAPEQALPELNAAVSLDPYAARYWLELAVAYQVSDNAPRERWAVERALQAEPSSPGTAWEVASSYLATGESHRALPLFRIAMANDANMVPAGLALCWRATKDVHQVLREAVPADPKAYLQFLQMLAREKEPEAANQVWSAIKAQQLELIAKDAFGYVDFLIERRDVDRAQQVWSDLRELDPKLKGVPPDSSMITNGSFEGDTFNGGFEWRQEDKNGLAVSIDRRIFHEGARSLRIVFTGPAVDNTGVFQFVPVKGDTAYRLSAFIKADGLVSASGLRIVVEDAYSGETWAAGDEVLGTSDWQEKHLEFRTRPDGRLLVVRVVRRPGTPLIKGTFWMDDVSLLPDTTVAALQP